A region of the Microcystis aeruginosa FD4 genome:
CAATACCGCTATTCCCCCGACCACCAAAGGGTAAACTAGGATTAGTAAAATGAAAACTATTGTTATTAATACAACCTCCCCCAAACTGGACTGATTCTAACCATTTTTTTTCGGTCTTTGCCTTGGTAGTAAACAGATAAAAAGCTAGAGGGTTAGGGTTTTTAGCAATAATTGCTAAAGCTTCCTCAAAAGTGCTAAAGGCAATGATCGGTAAAATTGGTCCGAATATTTCCCCTTGCATAATAGGAGCATCAAGGGAAACATTAGTTAATAAAGTTGGTTGAATATATAAATTTTCTCGATCGGTTTTGCCGCCAAAAACAATCTCACCATCTTGGAGAAAGTCAATCAGGCGGTCAAATTGTTTCTCATTAATTATCTTACCATAATCAGCACTTAATCTGGCATCTTCACCGAAAAAATTAACAATAGTATTAGCTAATTCTCTGATCAAATTCTCCTGCTGGGATTGATGTACCAAAACATAATCAGCAGCGATACACATTTGACCACAATTAGAGAATTTTGTCACGGCAATGCGACGGGTTGCCACGGAAATATTAGCATCAGCTTCGATAACACAGGGACTTTTTCCCCCTAATTCTAGAGTAACAGGAATTAACTTTGCTGCCGCTAGTTGATAAATAATTTTTCCTACCCTTGTACTGCCAGTAAAAAATATATGATCAAAGGTGAAACTGTCTAACATATTCGGAATTACTTCCGCACCATCTCCCGGGACAATTAACACATATTCTTCAGGGAATATTTCTTCAATTATTTTAACTACTAATTTTTCCGTCGCTGAGGCAAATTCACTCGGTTTTAATACCGCACAGTTACCGGCAGCAATAGCACCAACTAAAGGCACTAATAACAATTGTAGGGGATAATTCCAAGCACCAATAATTAACACCACTCCTAAAGGTTCCCGAATAATTTGACTGGAGGAGGGAAAATTTAAGAGATTAGTTTTAACAGTTTTGGGTTGCATCCATGAGCGCAGATTTTTTAAAGCGGTATTAATTTCCACCAAAAGAAAGCCATTTTCAGTAATCCAACAATCTTCGGGACTTTTCTTTAAATCCCTATATAAAGCTTGATATATCTCTGCTTCATAT
Encoded here:
- a CDS encoding aldehyde dehydrogenase, producing MLSNSEKLAKLRHYFASGATRSYQFRRQQLEKLKQAIIKYEAEIYQALYRDLKKSPEDCWITENGFLLVEINTALKNLRSWMQPKTVKTNLLNFPSSSQIIREPLGVVLIIGAWNYPLQLLLVPLVGAIAAGNCAVLKPSEFASATEKLVVKIIEEIFPEEYVLIVPGDGAEVIPNMLDSFTFDHIFFTGSTRVGKIIYQLAAAKLIPVTLELGGKSPCVIEADANISVATRRIAVTKFSNCGQMCIAADYVLVHQSQQENLIRELANTIVNFFGEDARLSADYGKIINEKQFDRLIDFLQDGEIVFGGKTDRENLYIQPTLLTNVSLDAPIMQGEIFGPILPIIAFSTFEEALAIIAKNPNPLAFYLFTTKAKTEKKWLESVQFGGGCINNNSFHFTNPSLPFGGRGNSGIGSYHGRFSFENFSHQKAIMKTPLWFNPALKYPPFKGKLGLFKLLVR